The DNA window TTAGAACCTCTCTTCACCCGGCTCTCTTTGCCGGGTTCTATCTCATCGCAGACTTCATATCCAGCCACATCCTCCCTATAGGCATCCTCCGCGCTGCCATCCTCGTCGCAGCCCCGAAAACCCTTCAGGCCGTgattgctggtcttggtgacTGGTACACCTGGCAACTCGCCGTGTCCATCTATGGAGCCAACAGTAATGTCTCTTTCTTTGCAGTAAGCTATATATCCAAGTTTCCAGGCCACCGACTGACATGATGCGTCAGCTCTTTCTTCAACTCTTCAACCCCTGGCAATGGTACTGCTCTACCCGTACCTTTTCCAACTCTCTTGAAACGACTCTCACTGTTATGGCGTTGTATTACTGGCCTTGGGAACTTGTCGGTGCTGTACAGACAACCAAGGAGAATCCCAAATCCACGCCTGTTCTCAGGAGTCTCTGGTCCATTCGTGCTTCTCTGTGCCTGGCAGCATTGGCCGTCGTTCTTCGACCGACTAACGTTCTCATCTGGGCCACCATTGtcttcttcactctcacCCGAATCTCACTACAAGGTTCTTCACCGCTCACCATTTCTACTGTGTTTGCATTGATTCGCGAGGCAATTCTCTGCGGTTCTCTAATCTTGGTTATATCAATTGCATCAGATCGTCTATATTTTGGCTTTTGGACATTCCCTGCGTACAacttcctcaacttcaacctctcCAAATCCCTCGCCGTGTTCTACGGCCGTAACCCATGGCACTATTACATTCTCCAGGGTCTCCCTCTTATCTGCACCACTAGTCTTCCTTTTGCAATTTTGGCTCTGTACAAGCCGAGTGCATTTGCCTCATCAATGAGCCAGTCCAATACACTCAAGACACTCGCATATACCGTCTTCACAACTATCGGCGCGCTTTCACTCATCTCTCATAAGGAGGTTCGCTTCAtctatcctcttcttccaacaCTCAGCATCCTCTCCGCTCCCATTGCCGCCTCATTCTTCACTTTCCAGCCACATGCCACCACTAACAACCCCCTTCCTCGGCCTCAAATCCGGAATAAACACTATCTCTTGGCTGCCCTGAGCGTCAACGTCTTTCTCGCAGGATACCTATCTTTCTTCCACCAACCAGCCCCCCTCAATGTTCTTACATACCTTCGTCATGAGTACGAACGCATCCATTCAGACTCAGTTCAACTCGCCCAAACTTCTCGCTTTTCTGTTGGCCCTGAGAAAGACGAAGAGTTATTCGCCCTTTTTCTCATGCCTTGCCATTCTACCCCCTGGCGATCCCATCTAGTATACCCTGGTCTTCGAGCTTACGCCCTCACTTGTGAACCACCTCTTCACACTGAGCCAAACACTCCTGAGCGGGAGAACTATCGTGACGAGGCTGATCGCTTTTACGACAACCCTATTCCCTTCCTTACTTCGGAGCTATTTGGACCAGAAAAGCCGCTTGCCGCCCCTCGCTACATCGTTGGTTTCGACGGTATCGAGCCATGGCTACAGGGCTTTGTCAAGACCCCGGAGGCGCAGGCTCTTGGCCTCACACAGGTGCGCCCTGTTTGGAAGGGCTTCAATGGTTTGTTTAACGAAGATTGGCGACGATCAGGAAAGATGATTGTGTGGGACACTGATATTTACGATAACGCACCCCCAGTGAAGGAGGCATAGATTGGCCGTCCAAATTTTGTATGAATATTGAATGTATACTAAGAGTGTACCATAGAAATATCGTGCTTCGTCGATGGTAAACCCTTAGGGAGCGTATGCATCAAACCATGAAACTGCTTGGATGTCATATCTTTGTTGGAGTAACCTGTACTCCTTGACTATACTCCTCCACCCGCTCAAATGAAATAAAGCTCACCATCACACTAGGCTACATTACATACATGTAATCGACTTATAAGGGTGGCAGAGAGTCTAAGTACGGTTCAGTCGATAAACCCGTCTCCCGCATATCCATCATGATGTCCGTCTCATTCTccctaaaataaactaaaaagaaaaggctaTTGTGCCGTGATACTACTTCAACCATTCCAAAATACTCCTCCTATTTCAACCAGAACGCTTTTCTCATCCTATTGCTCCTGCTTTGGTgtctctgactctgactttACTTGTTGTTGCTCAGGCTGTACTTGTTCGGGCTGCACAGGCGATATCACCGCCGGATGTTCAGTGGCCTGaactggctcttcttctgcttttgGCTCCTGTGCCAACAGGGGCTGTGGCTGTTCTTGAACGTGTTTCGATTCCCCCGCCTGCGGTTGCGTAGTTACAGAAGCAGTGGCTGGGGCAGGAGTCGATGCTGCTGCAGCGGCCGGTGGCGTGTCAACATCGAGCATAGAGATGATTTTCTGAGGTGTCTGTGGGCTTTGCGGCTTTTGAGATTCTGTCTGAAGTTTAGGTTCAGTTGGAGATTGACTCTGCTCCTGAACTGGAGGCTGGGCTGGGGTTGtcggatgaggttgaggttgagccTGGACCTGAGCCGGTGGAGGAACTTGCGCTTGAGGATGGGTTGGCTGAACAGGCGATGTAGGTTCAGGTTGAACCATTGAAACTGTGGCTGTCTGAGGAACTTGTGTCGCTGCAGGAGCCGGGCCCATTGCTGGACCGGGAGCTGCAGCAGGGTTAGAGGCAACAGCTGGAGCGCCGGCTATTGCTGCAAGTGAAGCATGCTGCGCTGGCTCGTCTCTTCTAATTTCCAAACTCTTTCCTCGGGGTTGGAAGCTTGAGGCGCCCAGGCCGGGACGGTCGGCCGGAGGAGACTTATTCCTCCTTTGTTCCGCACTCTCTTTTGCTTCGCGGTATTTGTTCCTAATCCATCCTATGGGACCCTTGGAATCACTTTCTCTGCCCTGATCGAAGCTACCTTGTCCCTCGCTTACCATGTAGGGTCGGTCAGAGCTCTCGCTCTTTCGAGGCCTATGACTGGAACTCGATATTGATAGGTTGCTGACATCGCCATTGTCGTTCTGCCCAAGGGCAAGGCGCGGTGAGGTGAGACCGGCAGAGGAGCCGTTATCAGCATTCTTACTCCTCGACAACCGCCAACGCTTCTTTCGTTCTTTTTCTGCTTGATCAACAGTGCTGATAGACTGTTCGTCAAGAATCTGATCCAAGTCCGAGCCTTCGTTGAAAGATGAGTGCAGAGACGTTGGTGGTGACTTTTTCGACTTCAGTGTATTATCTGGATGCAGACTCTGGTTTGATGACGCTTGAGAGGCCCTGGGAGTGTGCTCAGATGAAACATCACTCTTTTGCTGTGTCAGAGAAGCAGGATGTGCGAGTGAAGtttcttgaggatgaggatttTGCCCATGTGACGGCCGATCATGTagttcttgctgctgctccagTGCTTCTCGGTGTCGCTCTTCGAGAATCGGGGCTGGTTGTTGTGGCAATGCCTGAGTTCCAGATTCATACTGCTGAGCATGTTCCATCGGGTTAGCCAGTTCTGCCCCAGGAGATGATGCAGCATTCGGATGTGTGTATGTCAAAGACGCAGCAGAACTCTGAGCACTTGGGTTCAAGCTTCCTGGTAtcctctttttcttcagTTTGTTAGGCTGTCTCTTGTCGCCAGCATCAGTATTGGGTGTGCTACGGAAGATGTTAGGAATATTACGCTCCTTGGATGGTGTGGAGGACTCCGGCGGCACTTCAAGTAGTCTCTCGTGACTGCGGCCTGTTGCAGGAGCCTTCGTTGGTGTGAGGTAACCGCCAGATATGAAGTCAGATGACCTTGTCGATTGGGGAGATTGTTCTATGCTCTCTGTGGGGTTGACTTGTGTCAAAGGCTCTAGATGGGGAGAACGAGGCCCTGACCCATCAGACCTCTGAAAGCGGCCAGCACCAATGGCAGGAGATTTCTTGGATGGCACGGTATTGCTTCTGGCCAATCCACCTGTCGTTGGTGTAGCTGTCAAGGCTGGACTATTGGGTGTTGAGCTTCCGTCATTCCTGGAGTTCCGTGACGACACGGATCGGTTTCTTCGAAGTTTGCCATCCCGCCGCACACTGTTGGCGCCTGCACTCGCATTGGACGCCGATCGGCCCAGGCTTGTTTTTCGAGTAGGTTGAGGGGTGAGAGGACCACTGGGTGTGCCAGACTCCACCTCtttcttggtcttttcaTCAGCAGCGGTGCCCTGCATACCAATAAGGAAGTGATCCTGGTTCTCGATCAAGAAAATGATAACACATTGGTTCAACCGGTATTCCTCAGGAGCCATGGCATGTGCTGGGTGCGAGAGCATGCCTGGCTGGAAGATGGCAGCCAAATTTTGTGAGTTCATGCGATTCTCGTCCGCCTTGGCAGCGAAAACCGCAAGAAGGTCGAGAATGTAGAGAAGTAGCTGTCGGTTCAAGGGAGGTAGCTCCGTGATGAGTCGCTGGTACTGCAAGATGGCTGCTTTCTCGTTGAAATTTTCGACGAATTGAGGCCCCTCTGCATCGCCCACAGCTTGCTTGGTTGCGCCTCGGAGGGGGTCGCGGAACTTTTCGTACAGATCGAGGGGAACGACGGGTTCGGGGAGGTCGTTGAGATATCGTCGCAGAACGTTGGCAGCATCGTGTACAGTGTATCCATCCCAGACGAGGCCCTTCCCGTATCTGTCAGGTGAGTCGAATATGGTCTTAAGCtcctttattctcttttccGAACCGCTAAGCCGGAAAATTCCTTCGACATGGGTAGCTGAAAGGAAGCGTCAGCACAATTTCCCTGTCAGCCAGGCCAAGAGAACCAACCTTTTTCTTTGAGGAAGACGCCACATTTTGCGACGACAATGGGGACATAGCCGTAGATGTAACTCtgtccattctcatcaatgagCGAGATAGCGACGTTGGCATATGTTATACTTTGCCGTAAAGGCACTCCGAAGATACCTTGGGGACGGGTTTCTGAAAACACGCAAGTTAGAGATCAGACATTAAGACGTGGGGGAGCAGCGCTATGTGCATATTGACTTCGTGACTGTGAGTATTGTAGGTGCAACAGATTCAGTCGTGATCAGCCAGAGGCGCTGTGGCCCGAGGTACTCAAAATCGTCGAAAAGCGTATCGCGACAGGTGACAGCAACGAAACTATGTTGCTTTATGGCATTCTGACTCGAAGCTCGGCAGGGTTGCGCAGTGTAGAGCGAAGGAGGGAGATATCTTACCCTGGGGTTCCTGGTGCTTCGAAGGCAGCTTGAAACCCTTCCACCATGATTTAAGATCGCGCTTGCTGGGCGGGGATGCTGCATTATTGATTTGGAGAGCCGGCTGGTTGGCCTGATTAGGGTTCGAGGCGGCGGACGTCATGGCGAAAGGCTGCGCGTGCcaagagcgagagcgaggacTGCGAAAGCGAAAACGAAAGCGTAGAAGAATATGAGGTTGAGGTGACGAGGGACACTACAGCTGGGCCGGCCCAGTTGCCAGAGTCACGATGACcgagcctcagcctcaatcgAGGTCGAGCGAGGATGCGGCGACGAGGTGCGCTGAAGCGGTGACCCGGAGCCGTGCCGTGCTATAATACAGAGGTCGGGTTCAGAGAGGCGGGCGGGAGGGTGAGGAAAAGGTCTCGACTCGACCGATGCCGATGGGCGACAGCAGGATGGAAAtggcgatgcgatgcgaggCTAGAGATCAGGAGCTAGAAATCAAAGCCTTGGGCTGGGGAAGCTCAAGCGAGCAAGCGAGCGAGGGAGTCGATGGCAACAGTGTGCGCGCCAGTCTAGGATGAGACAGATCGGTCGATGATTGGTAGCGTCAAGGGCGTTAGAGCGGTACAACAGTAGTAGTGTAGGGGCGTCAAGGCGTTAGGCGCTGGCTTGGTTCAGTTCACTTGTGCCTGGTAATCCAGATTCAGGTCCTTGGCTCTGAGGCACGGGATCGGGTTCGGGCGTAAGCAAGAATCGTGAAGGCAAAAATAGTGAGCGAGTGAGTAAGTGAGTGTGTGCGTGCGatgtggtgatgatggtgacgaGGTGAGGCGATAAAGAAAGGAACGGCAAGAGACGCTTCGAGCGGGTCAAGGCTGTAAATTACCGCTCAAGTCGATGATTGTCGCGTCGTAGCAATAGAGGAGCAGAGCAGTTGGTGGCATCCAGAGCCAGCGAGCGAGTGAACGGGAGGGAGTAAGATTAAAGAaatccaatccaattgaTGTGAGGCGGGGGACTTGGGACCGAAAGCCACTATAactagtaggtaggtacccgTAGCGTAACAGGTAGTAGTGCTGGGTCTGGGGGGAGGACAATTCCAGGTTGTGTCTAGGTACAGTACATGCAGGGAGTTGGGACTACCTTGCCGTACCTGTCCGCAGGGAAATGATagacaaagacaaaggcTTGCGTTGTAAACGAAGTACTGAGGTATCCCTAAGTACTTACATAGGCAAGATACAAGGCCCAAGAGAAAACTGAGTATCTTATCAGCCTTTAAGTAAGACCCGACTGACTCGGTGATTATGAGGGTATCGGTTAGATATGTTGTGTGGAGTTGAGGTTAATTCTGTGCTGCAAGAGGAATTGCAAGagaatgcagatgcagatgcagatgcagcatCACACGGCTTCTAATTATACATGGAGGTATCCATATGCAGGTAGCAAAACGAACCAGCTCTGGTAGGTAGTGGCTTCTGCCTCTCGAAAACCTGACGGCGAATGTCAGGACAGTATCGAAACAAAGTGGAAAAGGTCTGCTGTAAGTGGGAGCAGCAGGGAGGGGAAGAACCTAGACACAGCGACAGAGGTAGTTACTTGGTGGGTGGGCTTATTTGCACTGAAACAGAGTACCCAATGGATAATAACAAGCTACCGATGTTATTTAACGCGTGCAATTAGGGCAACCGAATTGGGACGAAAGCGAATGGCCAAACGAACGAACGAGCGTGAACATGAACAAGCGAGAGCGGGAAGTGGGAAGAtggacaaggacaaggatgatgatagaGACCAGACAAGATTGCGAGAGGGGACGAGAAATACGAGAATGAGGATGCAGGTCGAGTTTTAGTTATCCGTTCGTACATACACAATAAACTTTCACTCCTGGCTCTTTTCAGGTACATCGTCCACTGTTGGTAAACTCTGAATCTCCCTCTAAACATAATTGTCAACGACGGACGTTATGAACAAGACGTGATATCTTTGTCAATGTCAGTGAATGTCTGTCTGTATCCGTACAGACAACGCATCTCGGATGCCCGTCTACGTTGGATCTGATACTACCCATATTCAGCCAAACCAACTTTTCTGCAGTATCAGATCTCTAATAAAAGAACTGTCATGTATAGAATAGTCGGATATTAATTGATCAATTCACACAGTCAACCACCCAACGCCGCAAgcagttgctgttgctgttggtggaTACTTTTGGCGCAAGCAATTGGATTTGCGTCGTGGACATGGACTTTTACCAGGATTCAACCTTGGAACACGATCAGCCAAATTGATCACATCACTCGCTCGCTCAATCTGCCCTGTTCTGCCCTACAAGTCACAGCGGACGGTAATAGATCTCTCCACAGTGACGAGGTACTGTCGATCATAGCTCTAGGGGGCTATAACCCGTCGATAACTTGTTGAAGCACGGATAGCTAGCTGCCTCTTATCACTCACTCGCTGTTGAGAGACTCTGAGTCACTCACTCAAAGAAAAAAGGCCCTGGACTCTCAGCTGAAACCACTACTGCAACTTGACAACACCAACGAACCATAAACCATGGATGATATCCCGGCACTAATAACTACATAAGCATCAGAACTTGGCTTATCCATGGTCTGCAGTCTGCACTCCCAAAAAAAGAACTGTTAATCTTAGCAGGATGCCTCCACTGTTGAGGATGCTCGGGAGTCTCTGTCGCCGTCTCGTCTTGATCTACAGGGCTGTTTATGTTGACTGTCCAGATCGAGACTCTTTTCATTTCGACTTCGAAGCTAATAAGggcctacctaccttaggtagcgTCACTTGGTgcgccaacaccaccaacaagtGAGGCTGTCTGTATCTTGTATAGAGGATGGAATTTGGGTAATAAAACGGGCCAGCTCGATGTTTACCTCTGAGACGCAGTACGTACTCCTCTTTGACTTAAGCATGCATGGTTGGCATCGACACAAGGGACTGCAATTGATGGATGTTTCCATATTTGGcatgaggatgttgaaggaTTGCAACCATCACACGTCAGTCTTTCGCCTCTCTTGAATCCTTTCCGTGTTCTGATTCGTCACAAATCTCATGGTTCAGTTTTGTAGATATCGGCGAGTAACAGAAGTTCTGGAAGTATGATCTCCCTTATATGCAGTCCATGCTATAGGTAGTCTCTTTCACGCCAGGTTATAATTCATGTACCTCCAACTTCGACATCCGTTTTTGAACAAATGCATATATCTTGGTCATTGACGTCCATCTTATTTTGATAATGCACACCAAACAATAGGCGCCATACATGGACTGCGCCTCATCCAATCCCCGACCCAACTGCAAGACTTGTCAGATGAGGTGCCGCGCCGATCAGTGTTTCATGttttttttgttgtttttttttttgccaTCAAGTGAAAATACAAGAATAGCAATTGCCATGCTCACCTCCAACGGCTGTCTCGTTTTGGTCAGCTGAATTACGTGGTGAGCTGTAGATGTTTGGATCTGCAGAGCATTGGAGGGAGGGGTAGCTACTAAAGCAAGCAGGGAGGTGCTCACATGACAGTCTCTCAGTAGATAGATGCATGCCCCTCTCATTTAAGTTACTGTATGTAAATGACAAGAATAGTATTAATGGCTGTTAAACAGGTTATCAAGTGTATGTGCGTAGGTCTTCAGCTGGTCAAAGAAGCCCAACTCCACTATCATGGGTACCTGGCTACGTCAGAAGCTCTCACCAGAGCAAACGCTGCAACAGCGGAACACGCATTCAGCAATGAAATGGCTCCAGAACTGGAAAATAAAGATCGAAATCATCATACCAATGTATCACACGAGTCTGAATAGCGTCACTTCTAATAAACGGGAATAACAGTTGTGGTGCATTTAAGGCTCAGCCAATCCGGGGTAAAACGATAATGCGATCCCGCCGATAAGCCCAATCCGGCCGAGTCCCGAGCTCTCTAGCATGCTTATCTCAAAATTTCAGTCTCCATATCAAACCGACAACGTCAATCCACCTCGACAAGCCTTATAACCTCGATTTCATCAACCGCATCAAACCCCCTCCCCCTTTAAACCGTCAAAATGGATATGTAAGTTTCTTCATACTCAATTCATATCACTAAATCACAATTCTAATCAATATGTTCCAACCATAGGCTTTCCGCAGCTGAACAGCGCACTCTTGAGCAGCGCATGCAGAAGCGCCAGGTCAAGGAGTTTATGGGTGTATGTACCCCCAACGATCATTGCGATCGAATTGTTGCTGACAAGCTTTTCTTAGGCATTCGGCGGTCTTGTTGAGCACTGCTTCATGTCCTGTGTCGATGACTTCACCTCAAAGGCCATCTCAACCCGAGAAAGCGGCTGCATCAACCGCTGCGTTCAGAAGTGGatggcttctcaacagcGCATCAGCGACCGCTTCCAAGAGCACAACGCCCAGCTCACAGCTCAGATGAACAAATAAATGCGAAATACTCTAGAGACGAGGCATGTACGATTAGCAAGGAGGACGGGAAGGGGAACGGCACACAAAACCTGTGCTGTTGATATCAAATGTGCTCCGGATTATATATGAGATCGAAAAGACGGAACGCTATTTATGACCATGATACGCTGTGTGGCTAGGTCTCATGGCACCATATGCACTTGTATATTATTATGGGCTACAGGCACGAGACGCTTGGGCTCAAGCCCATTCTTACCCTCATTCCCGATGTCCGTCATCGCCCTTGCAACTCAACTTGACAAGACAGCAAGCATTTCGTGACCGCAAGTATTATTGCGAGCCGGTTCACAGGGTAGCGCGGTCTGAGTCAACGTAATCAAATCAAGTCTCTCTTATGCTTCCGCAATGCATACATCCTATCCCAACGCCCTTGacctaaatacttataatatacACACCTTGGTGATTATCATTCGTTTCTCCTAAGCTCCTATATTCATATTCAATTATCTGCTTCTTCGCTTAACACATCTCTGATGGCATCTAATTGAGCCACCGCTTTCTCCTCCAAAAGACTATCATATGCCCCAGAGGCTGGCTTCATCCCACGCCAGTCCATTTCACGCTGACCTAAGGGCATGAGTCGCTCCTTTAGCAACTTCTTTGTGCTCAACCAAAAGTCGACGTTCTCTAGCAGGTTTGCCGAGTCCCATTCCACGTCAGGAATGTCCCGGTTGTTGTTCACACGAAGAGCAGCAAGCACTCGCGTGAGGAGGGCAAGGGAGTGAACCTCGGATATCGCGACAAGGGTCAGGTAGTGCGGTGACGCCCGAGACTGGGTACGACTGGCTCCAGGTGCTTCAAACCGGTCCACGCTGGCTTCCAGTAAATGAGGGAACTGATTAAGAACGTACGCAACTTCTGGGGCAACAGTTGCACCCAAAGCTGTAAGCAAGTTCAGCATTAGCGGCAACAGTCCTTTGGCCCAGATACCATAGCAACGTTGCACCACAGGGGAATCTGAATAGGGAGAAACATTGGACTTCAGCATGAACTTAGTCAGATTCGCAGATAGGATGTTGCTTAAGATTCCATCGCATGCCATCTGTTCAGCAACCATAGGGAGAGTTGAGAGTTCAAGCAAAAATAGCATGCTCAACTCGCCATAGATAGGGTCGCCTTGATCCGCCAGTCTGTCTGCCCATGAGTAGAGAGACGACGCAGCATGGAGGACTTGATGCTCGGCCATGATGTTAAGAACTTGAGTCTGAGATTGATCCATGTTGGGCAGGCTTATGCAGGCTTGAAGGATGGCTGTCAACAATCCTAAATCTTCCGGTGATACACTATTTTCGTTATCGTGAATGAGGCTGACAAGTGCGCGGAAGCCCCTGCCCACAACTCGGTCAAGGATATTCAACACAGTTTGTGTAACTATCACGGTAGTTCCCTCAAAGGCATCCTGAGATTCGGTTGCTTTCTTGCCACTGATTTGGTAGGCACGCAGAGTAACAAAAAGAGCCTTTAGTAGGGTGCGGTAGTACGAGATAGATTCAGTGCCCCAAGGCTCCTCGACTCCGTTCATGGTACCAACAAGAGTCGAGAGAAGCTGGTTGATGTCCTTGACTGGCACTGATGACTTGACAAGGCGCTGGATTAACACAAGCGCAAGGCTCGCCCTGGACTCGACAAGTTTTAGGAAGATGTGTTCAGGGCCTGGAATTCCTTGGTTGGCATTGAGACATTGTTGGGCAACTTGCAGCATTTGTTTTTCCACGGTGTCGTTCTTGGGCATGCATGTTGAAAGCTCTACAAGTAGAAACTCCCATGCATGGAAAAGGGCCTAGAAATAATGTCGTTAGCTATGCCCATGATACACAAGGCACATTCACTTACGAGCTGAGCGTCAACTAAAGACAAGTTCGTGTTTGCCCGCTCCATCTCTGTCTTGAAACCATCGTCCTTGCGACCTTTCCAGCCTGGATCAAATCGTAGCATCTGATCGGCGCGTTCCAAGTCATAGTAGTAACTCTTGCCGAGTTCCCGTGGCTCCAGGACGGTCCGCTTGAAGTCATCCACAGGGCAGTCTGAATACTTGTTGGAGAAGTTTCGGGCGAAGTTGTTGTGAAGAGACTTGTTGTAACCTCCAacctcaactccatcacGCAAGTAGTAGTCGAGATCGCCAATAAGGCTCTTTGCCAATGTTCCCGAGTTGCCCAGATGCCGTGAGTGGTAAAGCTGCATGGCAAATGTCTCCGCAATATACGCGGCCAGTCTTGCCTCAAAAGCAGCACGGACAGGGTCAGACTTTACGGTGATACTGGATGATTTGAGATCTCGGACGTATTCTCTAAGCCCATCAAGATAAGCGGTGTCTTTCTGGAGTGTGAAGACTGTCCAGGGCCAGAAGTTCTGGGCCGAGGCGACAAAGTCAAGAATAACCAGGGCCTCGCTTATTTCTAGATCCTTTAActtgccaagcttggcaagcC is part of the Fusarium fujikuroi IMI 58289 draft genome, chromosome FFUJ_chr07 genome and encodes:
- a CDS encoding related to Rho GTPase activating protein, producing MTSAASNPNQANQPALQINNAASPPSKRDLKSWWKGFKLPSKHQEPQETRPQGIFGVPLRQSITYANVAISLIDENGQSYIYGYVPIVVAKCGVFLKEKATHVEGIFRLSGSEKRIKELKTIFDSPDRYGKGLVWDGYTVHDAANVLRRYLNDLPEPVVPLDLYEKFRDPLRGATKQAVGDAEGPQFVENFNEKAAILQYQRLITELPPLNRQLLLYILDLLAVFAAKADENRMNSQNLAAIFQPGMLSHPAHAMAPEEYRLNQCVIIFLIENQDHFLIGMQGTAADEKTKKEVESGTPSGPLTPQPTRKTSLGRSASNASAGANSVRRDGKLRRNRSVSSRNSRNDGSSTPNSPALTATPTTGGLARSNTVPSKKSPAIGAGRFQRSDGSGPRSPHLEPLTQVNPTESIEQSPQSTRSSDFISGGYLTPTKAPATGRSHERLLEVPPESSTPSKERNIPNIFRSTPNTDAGDKRQPNKLKKKRIPGSLNPSAQSSAASLTYTHPNAASSPGAELANPMEHAQQYESGTQALPQQPAPILEERHREALEQQQELHDRPSHGQNPHPQETSLAHPASLTQQKSDVSSEHTPRASQASSNQSLHPDNTLKSKKSPPTSLHSSFNEGSDLDQILDEQSISTVDQAEKERKKRWRLSRSKNADNGSSAGLTSPRLALGQNDNGDVSNLSISSSSHRPRKSESSDRPYMVSEGQGSFDQGRESDSKGPIGWIRNKYREAKESAEQRRNKSPPADRPGLGASSFQPRGKSLEIRRDEPAQHASLAAIAGAPAVASNPAAAPGPAMGPAPAATQVPQTATVSMVQPEPTSPVQPTHPQAQVPPPAQVQAQPQPHPTTPAQPPVQEQSQSPTEPKLQTESQKPQSPQTPQKIISMLDVDTPPAAAAASTPAPATASVTTQPQAGESKHVQEQPQPLLAQEPKAEEEPVQATEHPAVISPVQPEQVQPEQQQVKSESETPKQEQ
- a CDS encoding probable translocase of inner membrane yields the protein MDMLSAAEQRTLEQRMQKRQVKEFMGAFGGLVEHCFMSCVDDFTSKAISTRESGCINRCVQKWMASQQRISDRFQEHNAQLTAQMNK
- a CDS encoding related to dolichyl-phosphate-mannose-glycolipid alpha-mannosyltransferase, which gives rise to MSSATVSRKVLDEARNKRNRSVFLRDIIVIRLINAWWIATFFQPDEFFQSLEPAWDLAFGSRSGAWLTWEWKHQLRTSLHPALFAGFYLIADFISSHILPIGILRAAILVAAPKTLQAVIAGLGDWYTWQLAVSIYGANSNVSFFALFLQLFNPWQWYCSTRTFSNSLETTLTVMALYYWPWELVGAVQTTKENPKSTPVLRSLWSIRASLCLAALAVVLRPTNVLIWATIVFFTLTRISLQGSSPLTISTVFALIREAILCGSLILVISIASDRLYFGFWTFPAYNFLNFNLSKSLAVFYGRNPWHYYILQGLPLICTTSLPFAILALYKPSAFASSMSQSNTLKTLAYTVFTTIGALSLISHKEVRFIYPLLPTLSILSAPIAASFFTFQPHATTNNPLPRPQIRNKHYLLAALSVNVFLAGYLSFFHQPAPLNVLTYLRHEYERIHSDSVQLAQTSRFSVGPEKDEELFALFLMPCHSTPWRSHLVYPGLRAYALTCEPPLHTEPNTPERENYRDEADRFYDNPIPFLTSELFGPEKPLAAPRYIVGFDGIEPWLQGFVKTPEAQALGLTQVRPVWKGFNGLFNEDWRRSGKMIVWDTDIYDNAPPVKEA